In Caldicellulosiruptor obsidiansis OB47, a single window of DNA contains:
- a CDS encoding LysM peptidoglycan-binding domain-containing protein, producing the protein MIFKPNGNYIVYSVQSGDSLWILSQTFGTSIETLKSFNNLTNDTLYVGQKLIVKKVSLNPVQINGTIKWWTYVKSAPSSSSQNLFYLTQGQTVNVIGKQLDFYKILTSKGTGYVSIWAVDIKQDITDNSKPSNFFYSFIPVDTSGDYVTYSYYKVQSGDTIWSIAVKFGIPDYELMSVNNLNENSYIYVGQTLKVPVHTIAVHSNENGVEMLDWFSQGNYVFPIGSVGKFIDIQTGKYFFAKRTMGASHADVETLSYKDTQIMKEIFGGSWTWERRPFILEVKGRRIAVSVSGMPHAGVDGVPYNQNVANRSGGYGYGPNLDTIVNGMDGHFDVYTLNGLRHKDNQIDPQHQLTVSIAAGLR; encoded by the coding sequence ATGATATTCAAGCCAAATGGAAACTACATAGTCTACAGTGTTCAAAGCGGTGATTCACTCTGGATACTATCTCAAACCTTCGGTACATCTATTGAAACATTAAAGAGCTTTAATAATCTTACAAACGATACACTCTATGTGGGACAAAAGTTAATTGTAAAAAAAGTAAGCCTCAACCCTGTCCAAATTAATGGGACAATAAAGTGGTGGACATATGTAAAATCTGCACCATCTTCATCTTCGCAGAACCTATTTTATCTTACTCAAGGGCAAACTGTAAATGTTATTGGAAAACAATTAGATTTTTATAAAATCTTAACATCGAAAGGAACCGGTTATGTTTCAATATGGGCAGTAGATATAAAACAAGATATTACAGATAATTCAAAACCAAGCAACTTCTTTTACTCTTTTATACCCGTTGATACATCAGGTGATTATGTAACATATTCATACTACAAAGTGCAAAGTGGAGATACAATATGGTCGATTGCGGTAAAATTTGGAATACCAGACTATGAACTTATGTCGGTAAATAATTTGAATGAAAACTCATACATCTATGTAGGACAAACCTTAAAAGTGCCTGTTCATACAATTGCTGTGCATTCAAACGAAAATGGAGTTGAAATGCTCGACTGGTTTTCGCAGGGTAATTATGTATTCCCTATCGGCAGTGTTGGCAAGTTTATCGATATTCAAACGGGAAAATACTTTTTTGCAAAAAGGACAATGGGTGCAAGTCATGCAGACGTAGAAACTTTGAGTTATAAAGATACTCAAATTATGAAAGAGATATTCGGAGGAAGCTGGACATGGGAAAGACGTCCGTTCATACTTGAAGTAAAAGGAAGAAGAATAGCTGTGTCAGTTTCTGGCATGCCACATGCAGGAGTTGATGGTGTGCCTTACAACCAAAATGTTGCAAACAGAAGCGGTGGATATGGTTATGGTCCAAACCTTGATACAATTGTAAATGGAATGGATGGACATTTTGATGTGTATACGTTAAATGGCCTTCGTCACAAAGACAATCAAATTGACCCTCAGCATCAGCTAACAGTTTCAATCGCTGCAGGATTGAGATAA
- a CDS encoding riboflavin synthase — translation MFSGIVEEVGRVITMKKIEDIAKLSIEVKKIEAKIGDSIAVDGVCLTVTNIANSKFDFDLSPETIERTTLKFLKEGMPVNLQPALKMGDRIGGHIVLGHVDCIGTVCMQKIHGKSRIIGIKPFENFKGLIVKKGSVAIDGISLTVVDSFDTYFTISLIPHTLENTTLKYKKVGDYVNIEFDYIAKIVKENLR, via the coding sequence ATGTTTAGCGGTATTGTTGAAGAGGTTGGTAGGGTTATTACAATGAAAAAAATTGAGGATATTGCAAAGCTGAGTATAGAAGTGAAAAAGATAGAAGCAAAAATTGGTGACAGCATAGCAGTTGATGGTGTGTGCCTGACAGTTACAAATATTGCAAATAGCAAATTTGACTTTGACCTTTCCCCCGAAACAATTGAAAGGACAACACTCAAATTTTTAAAAGAGGGAATGCCTGTAAACTTACAACCCGCTTTGAAGATGGGAGATAGAATTGGTGGTCACATAGTTCTTGGTCACGTTGACTGTATTGGCACAGTCTGTATGCAAAAAATTCATGGGAAAAGTAGAATAATCGGAATAAAGCCTTTTGAAAACTTTAAAGGGTTGATTGTAAAAAAAGGTTCTGTAGCAATTGATGGTATTTCTCTTACAGTTGTCGATAGCTTTGACACATACTTTACAATCTCTTTGATTCCACACACCTTAGAGAATACTACCTTGAAGTACAAAAAGGTTGGTGATTATGTAAACATTGAATTTGACTACATTGCAAAGATTGTGAAAGAAAATTTGAGGTGA
- a CDS encoding ISNCY family transposase yields the protein MSKIIKAQNEKFLKLLCIIKKIAETTVQRRKNSKRGRPRKFSLFQIIACLVYKVKRGIASFRELEYRINQDTEFKKSIGLEKSPDYSYIAKLAAKIEEDLLQAIRDVLIAEINPDVSITIVDSTPLRSSKQDKEAKIGIHVTIGFYKGYKLHLLCTGKEEVIPLFWILTTANKHDSTQEELLYRAWNYNSKILLADAGYDCNRWFDIANRLEIKFVAGVNRRNMRNEENVKNRFRAENIKFLGTEEGKKLYKLRMKIEKLFSKLKGEYNLENIRLRGFKSYKRHTDWILITFLFEQFLRKLEGKKFSFAYEWNQ from the coding sequence ATGTCTAAAATTATTAAAGCACAAAATGAAAAATTTTTAAAGCTCCTTTGCATAATAAAAAAGATTGCAGAAACTACAGTCCAAAGAAGGAAAAACAGTAAAAGAGGCAGACCAAGGAAATTTAGTTTGTTTCAAATAATAGCTTGTTTAGTTTACAAGGTCAAAAGAGGAATAGCAAGTTTTAGGGAATTAGAATACAGAATAAATCAAGATACAGAGTTCAAAAAGAGCATAGGATTAGAAAAAAGTCCAGATTATTCATACATAGCAAAATTAGCAGCAAAAATAGAAGAGGATTTATTGCAAGCTATCCGAGACGTGTTAATAGCAGAAATTAATCCAGATGTATCCATAACAATAGTAGATTCAACACCTTTGAGAAGTTCAAAGCAAGACAAAGAAGCAAAGATAGGAATACATGTTACTATAGGTTTTTACAAAGGATATAAATTACATCTTTTGTGTACAGGGAAAGAAGAAGTGATTCCACTTTTCTGGATTTTAACTACAGCAAACAAACATGACTCTACTCAAGAAGAACTTTTGTACAGGGCATGGAATTACAATTCGAAGATATTATTAGCGGATGCAGGATATGACTGTAACAGATGGTTTGATATTGCAAATAGACTTGAAATAAAATTTGTAGCAGGGGTAAATAGAAGGAATATGAGAAATGAGGAAAACGTAAAAAATAGATTTAGGGCAGAGAATATAAAATTTTTAGGTACAGAAGAAGGTAAGAAGTTATATAAACTCAGGATGAAAATAGAAAAACTTTTTAGCAAGTTGAAAGGTGAGTATAACCTTGAGAATATTAGGTTAAGAGGATTTAAAAGTTACAAAAGGCATACCGATTGGATACTAATTACTTTTTTGTTTGAACAGTTTCTCAGAAAATTAGAAGGCAAAAAATTTTCTTTTGCTTATGAATGGAATCAATAA
- the ribB gene encoding 3,4-dihydroxy-2-butanone-4-phosphate synthase, which produces MYDLKDVIQKFKNGEFVIVFDSQNREDEADLILGAQFSTADKISFVLNHAKGMFCVAIDKEIQRRLNLYVPYNTQNTCTFTVTVDHKNTKTGISAEERSITCKELANPNAAASDFKIPGHVSPVVAHEKGILARKGHTEAAVDLCRLSSLFPAAVMVEILDEKGDSHNKEYVKSLAKRFSIPVTTIEEIEKYILLNHPTVQKEAEAELPTQYGKFKIFAFKNYFSQKEHAVLINKTFNPSQTVNVRIHSSCKTGDIFHSLRCDCHQQLEFFLQFMSENKNCMLIYLDQEGRGIGFANKIKAYAYQEQGFDTYEANNILGFDDDLRDYFDALHILRFFGISKINLATSNPEKISFLQDCGIEILKRIPTPIVVNPYNRKYIHSKILKKKHEILIKGEDSFENF; this is translated from the coding sequence ATGTATGATTTGAAAGATGTAATACAGAAGTTTAAAAATGGAGAGTTTGTAATAGTATTTGACAGCCAAAACCGGGAAGATGAGGCAGACTTAATCTTGGGTGCTCAATTTTCAACAGCTGATAAAATAAGTTTTGTTTTAAATCACGCTAAGGGAATGTTCTGCGTTGCCATAGACAAAGAAATTCAAAGGCGCTTGAATTTATACGTTCCTTATAATACTCAAAACACCTGCACTTTTACAGTTACAGTTGATCACAAAAATACAAAAACAGGAATATCAGCTGAAGAAAGAAGCATTACCTGCAAAGAACTTGCAAACCCAAATGCTGCAGCTTCTGATTTTAAAATACCAGGGCATGTGAGTCCTGTTGTTGCTCATGAAAAAGGTATTTTAGCAAGAAAAGGTCACACAGAAGCAGCTGTGGACCTTTGCAGACTATCAAGCCTTTTTCCGGCTGCAGTCATGGTTGAAATCTTAGACGAGAAAGGAGACAGTCACAACAAAGAGTATGTAAAAAGCTTAGCAAAGAGATTTTCAATACCTGTTACCACAATTGAGGAGATTGAAAAATATATTCTACTAAATCATCCCACAGTGCAAAAAGAAGCTGAGGCAGAACTTCCCACACAGTATGGAAAGTTTAAGATTTTTGCTTTCAAAAACTATTTTTCTCAAAAAGAACATGCTGTGCTGATAAATAAAACTTTTAACCCAAGCCAGACGGTAAATGTAAGAATACACTCATCGTGCAAGACAGGAGACATTTTTCACAGTTTGAGGTGTGATTGTCACCAACAGCTTGAATTTTTCTTGCAGTTTATGTCAGAGAACAAAAACTGTATGCTCATTTACCTTGACCAGGAAGGAAGAGGAATTGGATTTGCAAACAAGATAAAAGCATATGCATATCAAGAGCAAGGTTTTGATACCTATGAGGCAAACAATATTCTGGGCTTTGACGATGATTTAAGAGATTATTTCGATGCATTGCATATTTTAAGGTTCTTTGGTATAAGTAAAATTAATCTTGCAACATCCAATCCTGAAAAGATTTCTTTTTTGCAAGATTGTGGAATTGAGATTTTAAAGAGAATACCTACTCCAATTGTGGTAAATCCGTATAACAGGAAATATATACATTCGAAAATATTAAAGAAAAAGCATGAAATCTTAATAAAAGGAGAGGATAGCTTTGAGAACTTTTGA
- the ribD gene encoding bifunctional diaminohydroxyphosphoribosylaminopyrimidine deaminase/5-amino-6-(5-phosphoribosylamino)uracil reductase RibD, which translates to MKCLSHSYYMNMALELAKKASPLVLPNPRVGCVIVKNGTIIGKGYHQKYGEKHAEVLAIEDAIKNGNSLKNATMYVSLEPCCHFGKQPPCTEAIIKSGIKKVIIATRDPNPLVNGKGIQILKQHGIEVVEGVLQKEAESVNKEFFKYMKKGIPYIAIKVAQSIDGKIATPSNKRFLFNTDDENVFVHSLRQKYMATLVSVNTVISDNPILNVRYGEIIRQPIRVVIDTNLRIPLECNIVKTSDEYSTYIVCSENVNDTQKIKLLSQKGIKIIFAKQSEDGHLELSDVFSKLAQQKIISVLVEGGSMLNFSLLKKRIADYWYSLIFNVFIGGQNTKGVVGAEGFEEFFPKLVNPKVTIFKNSTIIEGDISYV; encoded by the coding sequence TTGAAGTGCCTATCTCACAGCTATTACATGAATATGGCACTCGAGCTTGCAAAGAAAGCTTCTCCTTTAGTGCTGCCTAACCCAAGAGTGGGATGCGTGATTGTAAAAAACGGAACAATAATTGGAAAAGGATATCATCAAAAGTATGGTGAAAAGCATGCAGAAGTTTTGGCAATCGAAGATGCAATAAAAAATGGCAACTCGCTCAAAAATGCAACAATGTATGTCTCTTTAGAACCCTGCTGTCATTTTGGCAAACAGCCGCCTTGTACAGAAGCAATCATTAAAAGTGGGATTAAAAAGGTTATAATTGCCACAAGAGACCCAAACCCCCTTGTCAATGGCAAGGGCATACAAATTTTAAAACAGCACGGGATTGAAGTTGTGGAAGGTGTGCTTCAAAAAGAAGCAGAAAGTGTCAACAAAGAGTTTTTTAAATACATGAAAAAGGGTATTCCCTACATTGCCATAAAAGTTGCTCAGAGCATTGATGGCAAAATTGCAACACCTTCAAATAAGAGATTTTTGTTTAACACAGATGACGAAAACGTCTTTGTACACAGCCTTCGTCAAAAATATATGGCAACCCTTGTGTCTGTAAATACTGTAATTTCAGATAACCCAATTTTAAATGTGAGGTATGGTGAAATAATCAGACAACCTATAAGAGTTGTAATTGATACAAACCTTCGAATTCCTTTAGAGTGCAATATTGTAAAAACCTCTGATGAGTATTCTACCTACATTGTGTGCAGTGAAAATGTAAATGATACCCAGAAAATAAAACTTCTTTCTCAAAAAGGAATAAAAATAATCTTTGCAAAGCAATCAGAAGATGGTCATCTTGAACTTTCAGATGTATTTTCAAAACTTGCACAGCAAAAGATAATATCAGTTCTTGTTGAGGGAGGAAGTATGCTGAACTTTTCTCTTTTGAAAAAAAGAATTGCTGATTACTGGTATTCATTGATATTCAATGTTTTTATAGGGGGTCAGAACACAAAAGGTGTAGTTGGTGCGGAAGGCTTTGAAGAGTTTTTCCCAAAGCTTGTAAATCCAAAAGTCACAATTTTTAAAAACTCTACTATCATTGAAGGAGATATAAGTTATGTTTAG
- a CDS encoding stalk domain-containing protein gives MKSLLRFWLFVVIIIILSLVIVSPSFASDMQKEEALFFDANGNPSYITIINKSSVEYIYLYEISRLMGGSFTFDSKDYNFLQSKFLIDQNEFIFKLDSNVVIFNGKNFYMDGPMQIIQNRICVPYSTLKTYSLLNKNYCQ, from the coding sequence ATGAAAAGTTTATTAAGATTCTGGCTATTTGTTGTTATTATTATAATTTTATCTTTAGTCATAGTTTCTCCTTCATTTGCCTCTGATATGCAAAAAGAAGAAGCTCTATTTTTTGATGCAAATGGCAACCCATCTTACATCACTATTATTAATAAAAGTTCAGTAGAGTATATTTATCTTTATGAAATTTCAAGATTAATGGGTGGAAGTTTTACATTTGACTCAAAAGACTATAACTTTCTTCAGTCAAAGTTTTTAATTGACCAAAATGAATTTATATTTAAGCTCGACAGCAATGTAGTCATATTCAATGGTAAAAACTTTTATATGGATGGACCAATGCAAATAATACAAAATAGAATTTGTGTGCCCTATTCTACTTTAAAAACTTATAGCTTGTTGAATAAAAATTATTGCCAATAG
- the radC gene encoding RadC family protein has product MANNLHEGHRERLKRRFIEQGLDGFEDHQVLELLLFFSIPRKDTNDIAHRLISTFGSISNVFEAHPKDLQKVNGVGENSAILISLISQISRRYLADKNRKTFQLRNVEVASEYIKSLFVGRKNEVFYVICLDTQLNVIYSAPLFEGTVKEAVVYPRKVVECVIRYNASSVILAHNHPGGSVRPSMDDINTTQKIVNALSTIGVTVNDHFIVAGDKYYSFAQNGILPQPQI; this is encoded by the coding sequence ATGGCTAACAATCTACATGAAGGGCACAGAGAAAGACTAAAAAGAAGATTTATTGAACAGGGACTTGATGGGTTTGAAGATCACCAAGTGTTAGAATTACTTTTATTTTTCAGTATTCCAAGAAAAGATACAAATGATATTGCTCACAGGTTAATTTCAACTTTTGGAAGTATATCAAACGTGTTTGAAGCTCATCCAAAAGATCTCCAAAAAGTTAATGGTGTTGGCGAAAATTCTGCCATTTTGATATCTCTTATTTCTCAAATATCAAGGAGGTATCTTGCTGATAAAAATAGAAAAACATTTCAACTTAGGAATGTGGAAGTAGCATCAGAGTACATAAAGAGCTTGTTTGTTGGTAGAAAAAATGAGGTGTTTTATGTTATTTGCCTTGATACGCAGCTGAATGTGATATATTCTGCACCGCTTTTTGAAGGTACAGTTAAAGAAGCAGTAGTATATCCACGAAAAGTTGTTGAGTGTGTTATTCGCTACAACGCAAGCAGTGTAATTTTGGCTCACAATCATCCGGGAGGGTCGGTAAGACCTTCAATGGATGATATCAATACAACTCAAAAAATTGTCAATGCTTTATCGACAATAGGTGTTACTGTCAATGATCATTTTATAGTAGCAGGGGATAAATACTATAGCTTTGCTCAAAATGGGATATTGCCACAACCGCAAATATAA
- a CDS encoding helix-turn-helix domain-containing protein: MNIIPYHELRKISPEKARELIRKVFEANNKNISKTAKILGVSRHTVRRAVYGPVEDKSRKPKTCPKKLSSELENLIIQEAKKTGFRYRRLSLYLFRKYGVKISENTIKSILKRNSVPRKTRKTKKGERSLYDYESLIPFSEFQLDTKHLLDKESLPKEVYEHMIKYNLPCYEWNMIDVATRTRFTAYSYELSSTFGFMFITLVVLWLRTHNVRNPIRIRLDNGAEFCGGSEKKLKEWNEMLSFLGVELNPIPPKAKHLMGIIENSHRADDEYFLMIHAERCITKDEFMTRAQKWQDTWNFYRPHNGKGMNGRTPFEKFRDSKILVSSHVFQFPTLLLEDLLKKVGTFYSLFCNKLGGKYVFTTCQNLPYTKFVDYSKA, translated from the coding sequence ATGAATATTATACCATATCATGAACTCAGAAAAATATCTCCTGAAAAGGCCAGAGAATTAATTCGAAAAGTATTTGAGGCAAATAACAAAAACATATCAAAAACTGCTAAAATATTAGGTGTATCAAGACACACTGTAAGAAGAGCAGTATATGGTCCTGTTGAGGATAAGTCTAGAAAGCCTAAAACTTGCCCTAAAAAACTTTCTTCTGAGCTTGAAAATCTCATTATCCAAGAGGCTAAAAAAACAGGATTCAGATACAGACGTCTTTCTCTTTATTTATTCAGAAAATATGGCGTTAAAATAAGTGAAAACACGATAAAATCTATTCTCAAAAGAAATAGTGTGCCGAGAAAGACAAGAAAGACGAAAAAGGGAGAAAGAAGTCTTTACGATTATGAGTCTCTCATCCCATTTTCTGAATTTCAGCTTGATACGAAACATCTTTTAGACAAAGAAAGCCTCCCAAAAGAAGTATATGAGCACATGATAAAATACAATCTACCGTGTTATGAGTGGAACATGATAGATGTTGCTACAAGGACAAGATTTACAGCTTATTCATATGAGCTTTCATCTACTTTTGGTTTTATGTTCATAACATTAGTAGTTTTATGGCTTAGGACACATAATGTAAGAAACCCAATAAGGATAAGATTAGATAATGGAGCAGAGTTTTGTGGTGGGAGCGAAAAAAAGCTAAAGGAGTGGAATGAGATGTTGTCATTTTTGGGAGTAGAGCTAAATCCTATTCCACCAAAAGCAAAACACTTGATGGGTATAATTGAAAATTCACATAGAGCAGATGATGAATATTTTTTGATGATTCATGCTGAAAGATGCATAACAAAAGACGAATTTATGACAAGAGCTCAAAAATGGCAGGATACGTGGAATTTTTATAGACCTCACAATGGTAAAGGAATGAATGGGAGGACACCTTTCGAAAAGTTTAGAGATTCAAAAATTCTGGTCTCCTCCCATGTATTTCAATTTCCTACTTTACTTCTTGAAGACTTATTAAAGAAAGTGGGGACTTTTTATTCTCTGTTCTGTAATAAATTAGGTGGTAAATATGTCTTCACCACGTGCCAAAATTTACCTTATACAAAGTTTGTAGACTACAGCAAGGCTTAA
- the glgB gene encoding 1,4-alpha-glucan branching protein GlgB: MIKKVKSTIYLSDIKKFESGEHFESYKFLGSKVVNYRGKVGTVFCVWAPNAKSVSVVGNFNNWCGEKHKMIRVYGSGFWWLFVEGIGEGELYKYEIIGADGKRVLKADPYAIYSELRPNTASIVKNIPDYEWHDQEWMEKRKTTPPYDKPINIYEVHLASWKMKKDGSIEKAGEFYNYRELAHMLVDYLKEMNYNYIELLPVLEHPLDMSWGYQPTGYFSLTSRYGNIEDFMYFIDFMHQNGIGVIVDWVPAHFCKDEHGLYRFDGTFLYEYENELLRENYTWGTATFDFSKPQVHSFLISSAMFWFDVYHIDGIRVDAVSHIIYMNNNQKNRYGGHENIEGIEFIKKLNCAIFSKHPNVLMIAEESTAFPLVTYPTYDGGLGFNYKWNMGWMNDTLKYMQKHPDERKHHHNLLTFSIMYAFSENFILPFSHDEVVHGKKSLLDKMPGDYNQKFANLRLLYGYMYTHPGKKLLFMGGEFGQFIEWRFYASLDWLLLDYPMHRTLQHYVKTLNRFYLENKALWELDHKMDGFRWIDVHNWQQSIISYLRFSKDPDDFLVVICNFGLASYENYKIGVPRKGMYLEVFNSDKAEFGGNNIVNTEKLKTIDEVWHGYNQCIEFRLPALSCLIFKPVEFFNTQEEKNKNDNNIQT, translated from the coding sequence ATGATAAAAAAAGTTAAGTCTACCATTTATCTATCTGACATAAAAAAATTTGAATCAGGTGAGCATTTTGAAAGTTACAAATTTTTAGGAAGCAAAGTTGTAAACTATAGAGGCAAGGTTGGAACAGTTTTCTGTGTGTGGGCACCAAATGCTAAAAGCGTGTCTGTTGTTGGAAATTTTAATAATTGGTGTGGCGAAAAACACAAAATGATCAGAGTTTATGGGAGTGGCTTTTGGTGGCTGTTTGTAGAAGGTATTGGTGAAGGAGAGCTTTACAAATATGAGATTATTGGCGCTGATGGTAAAAGGGTTTTAAAAGCTGACCCGTATGCAATTTACTCTGAGCTTCGTCCCAACACAGCATCAATTGTCAAAAACATCCCAGACTATGAGTGGCATGACCAGGAATGGATGGAAAAAAGAAAAACAACTCCACCATATGACAAACCCATCAATATCTATGAGGTGCATCTTGCCTCTTGGAAAATGAAAAAAGATGGAAGTATAGAAAAAGCTGGTGAATTTTATAATTACCGTGAGCTTGCTCATATGCTTGTAGATTATTTAAAAGAAATGAATTACAACTACATAGAACTTTTGCCTGTTTTGGAACACCCTCTTGATATGTCATGGGGTTATCAGCCAACAGGATATTTTTCGCTCACATCACGTTATGGCAACATTGAAGATTTTATGTATTTTATTGATTTTATGCACCAAAATGGAATTGGAGTAATTGTTGATTGGGTACCAGCTCATTTTTGCAAAGATGAGCATGGACTTTACAGATTTGATGGAACATTTCTATACGAATATGAAAATGAACTTTTGAGAGAAAACTACACATGGGGAACTGCCACATTTGATTTTTCAAAACCACAAGTGCATAGCTTTCTAATCTCAAGTGCAATGTTTTGGTTTGATGTATATCATATTGACGGAATAAGAGTAGACGCTGTTTCTCACATCATTTACATGAACAACAACCAGAAAAACAGATATGGCGGGCATGAAAATATAGAAGGAATCGAATTTATAAAAAAGCTAAATTGTGCAATATTTTCAAAACATCCAAATGTCCTTATGATTGCCGAAGAGTCAACTGCATTCCCTCTGGTCACATATCCAACATACGACGGAGGGCTTGGCTTTAACTACAAGTGGAACATGGGATGGATGAATGACACATTAAAGTATATGCAAAAACATCCAGATGAGAGAAAACATCATCACAATCTTTTGACATTTTCTATAATGTATGCATTTTCTGAAAACTTTATTCTGCCGTTTTCACACGATGAGGTTGTCCATGGAAAAAAATCTTTGCTTGACAAGATGCCGGGCGATTACAACCAGAAATTTGCAAACTTAAGACTTCTTTATGGCTATATGTACACACATCCGGGCAAAAAGCTCCTTTTCATGGGTGGTGAGTTTGGTCAGTTTATTGAATGGAGATTTTATGCATCACTTGACTGGCTGCTTTTGGACTATCCTATGCACAGAACGCTTCAGCACTATGTCAAAACCTTAAACAGATTCTACTTAGAAAACAAAGCTCTTTGGGAGCTTGATCACAAAATGGATGGTTTTAGATGGATAGATGTTCACAACTGGCAACAGAGCATTATCTCATACCTGAGATTTTCAAAAGACCCTGATGATTTCCTTGTTGTCATTTGCAACTTTGGTCTTGCTTCATATGAAAATTACAAAATAGGTGTGCCAAGAAAGGGTATGTATTTGGAAGTATTTAACAGTGATAAAGCTGAATTTGGTGGTAATAATATAGTAAACACAGAAAAACTTAAAACAATTGATGAAGTATGGCATGGATATAACCAGTGCATAGAATTCAGGCTTCCTGCGCTTTCGTGTTTGATTTTCAAACCAGTTGAATTTTTCAATACTCAAGAAGAAAAGAATAAAAATGACAACAATATTCAGACATAG
- the ribH gene encoding 6,7-dimethyl-8-ribityllumazine synthase — MRTFEGSFCGKDLKFAIVISRFNSFITDELLKGCLDGLKRHDVDSENIDIYYVPGAFEIPLVCKKLAKSKKYNAIIALGAVIRGSTPHFEYVSAEVSKGIANVSLEQEVPVIFGVLTCDTVDQAIERAGTKAGNKGFDAALSALEMANLMKNISL; from the coding sequence TTGAGAACTTTTGAAGGAAGCTTTTGTGGAAAAGATTTAAAATTTGCAATTGTCATTTCAAGATTTAATTCATTCATTACAGATGAGCTTCTAAAAGGTTGTTTGGATGGTCTTAAACGGCATGATGTGGACAGTGAAAATATCGATATATATTATGTACCAGGTGCTTTTGAAATACCTCTTGTGTGCAAAAAACTTGCAAAGTCAAAAAAATACAATGCAATAATTGCACTTGGTGCAGTGATTCGTGGCAGCACACCACACTTTGAGTATGTAAGCGCAGAAGTCTCAAAAGGGATTGCTAATGTCTCCTTGGAACAAGAAGTTCCAGTTATATTTGGTGTTCTGACATGCGACACAGTTGACCAGGCAATCGAAAGAGCGGGGACAAAAGCAGGAAACAAAGGGTTTGACGCAGCCCTTTCTGCCTTGGAGATGGCAAATTTGATGAAAAATATCTCTTTATAA